In Streptomyces sp. SLBN-118, the following are encoded in one genomic region:
- the groES gene encoding co-chaperone GroES: protein MTTASSKVAIKPLEDRIVVQPLDAEQTTASGLVIPDTAKEKPQEGVVLAVGPGRFENGERLPLDVKTGDVVLYSKYGGTEVKYSGEEYLVLSARDVLAIVEK, encoded by the coding sequence GTGACGACCGCCAGCTCCAAGGTTGCCATCAAGCCGCTCGAGGACCGCATTGTGGTCCAGCCGCTCGACGCCGAGCAGACCACGGCCTCTGGCCTGGTCATCCCGGACACCGCGAAGGAGAAGCCCCAGGAGGGCGTCGTCCTTGCCGTGGGCCCGGGCCGCTTCGAGAACGGCGAGCGTCTTCCGCTCGACGTCAAGACCGGCGACGTCGTGCTGTACAGCAAGTACGGCGGCACCGAGGTGAAGTACAGCGGCGAGGAGTACCTCGTCCTCTCGGCTCGCGACGTGCTCGCGATCGTCGAGAAGTAA
- a CDS encoding polysaccharide deacetylase family protein, translating to MALVVLLVAVIGSGCVAGSAEDSDGSRPAPGQQAKQHGALSAYVEKVKRAQAARAVAAKRWGLAKTPLAAPRPPAVKPKITTRKGFEVEGGESLPPVFTTVPVKEKIVFLTIDDGAEKDPAFLRMMSDLQIPYSAFLSDYLISDNYGYFKQMQDRGVSLHNHTLNHPYLRGLSYAEQKHEICDQQTKLEKRYGKRSPLFRPPYGSYNKDTLRVAQSCGTKAVPLWAAEAFPDHMEWRERDRDLHPGDIILTHFRGHRAWKGTMPDMIRRVMKTVSDKGYAVAKLEDYV from the coding sequence ATGGCCCTCGTCGTGCTCCTTGTCGCCGTTATCGGCTCCGGATGTGTGGCCGGGTCGGCCGAGGACTCCGACGGCTCACGACCCGCCCCCGGTCAGCAGGCCAAGCAGCACGGCGCGCTCTCGGCGTACGTGGAGAAGGTGAAGCGCGCCCAGGCTGCACGTGCCGTCGCCGCCAAGAGGTGGGGCCTGGCCAAGACGCCGCTCGCCGCTCCCCGGCCGCCCGCCGTCAAGCCGAAGATCACCACCCGCAAGGGCTTCGAGGTCGAGGGAGGCGAGTCCTTGCCACCGGTCTTCACGACCGTGCCGGTGAAGGAGAAGATTGTCTTCCTGACCATCGACGACGGCGCCGAGAAGGACCCCGCCTTTCTGCGGATGATGAGCGATCTTCAGATCCCGTACAGCGCCTTCCTCAGCGACTACCTGATCAGCGACAACTACGGCTACTTCAAGCAGATGCAGGACCGAGGCGTCTCGCTGCACAATCACACCCTCAACCACCCCTATCTGCGCGGCCTTTCGTACGCCGAGCAGAAGCACGAGATCTGCGACCAGCAGACCAAACTCGAGAAGCGGTACGGCAAGAGGTCCCCGCTCTTCCGCCCGCCGTACGGCAGCTACAACAAGGACACGCTGCGCGTCGCCCAGTCGTGCGGAACCAAGGCCGTGCCCCTGTGGGCGGCCGAGGCGTTTCCCGATCACATGGAGTGGCGGGAGCGGGACCGGGACCTGCACCCCGGCGACATCATCCTCACCCACTTCCGTGGCCACCGGGCGTGGAAGGGCACCATGCCGGACATGATCCGGCGGGTGATGAAGACGGTCAGCGACAAGGGCTACGCCGTGGCCAAGCTGGAGGACTACGTATGA
- a CDS encoding class I SAM-dependent methyltransferase, protein MGRVNDLDPLASFAALLTEEGRALLGALVDYDPATELATATRLRREHPADLVSAALGQARLRQRAAAKFGPEDARRMFFTPNGVEQATRRSVASYRAGRFASLGVRSVADLCSGIGGDAIALAREGISVLAVDRDPLTAQVVRANARALGLAELIEVRCADVTEIDTAPYDAVFVDPGRRGGRGRIFDPEAYSPPLSWAIATARTRPLAALKIAPGIPHEAIPEDAEAEWISDGGDVKEAVLWFGTRPSTLGATLLPGPHSLTGRGLPDPGVRKVGRYLYEPDGAVIRAHLVAEAAEQLDGGLIDETIAYITADELRPTPYATAYEITDVLHFNLKKLKALLRERGVGVLTVKKRGSAVEPEELRRKVKPHGPNAATVFLTRVAGAPTMLIGRPA, encoded by the coding sequence ATGGGCCGCGTGAACGACCTCGATCCCCTCGCCTCCTTCGCCGCACTGCTCACCGAGGAGGGACGGGCCCTGCTCGGCGCCCTGGTCGACTACGACCCGGCGACGGAGCTGGCCACGGCCACCCGACTGCGCCGCGAGCACCCGGCGGACCTGGTCTCGGCGGCACTCGGGCAGGCGCGGCTGCGGCAGCGCGCGGCAGCGAAGTTCGGGCCCGAGGACGCACGGCGGATGTTCTTCACACCGAACGGCGTCGAGCAGGCGACCCGCCGCTCCGTCGCCTCGTACCGCGCCGGGCGCTTCGCCTCTCTCGGCGTGCGCAGCGTGGCGGACCTGTGCAGCGGAATCGGCGGCGACGCCATCGCGCTCGCCCGCGAGGGCATCTCCGTACTGGCAGTGGACCGCGACCCGCTGACGGCGCAGGTCGTACGGGCGAACGCCCGGGCGCTGGGGCTGGCCGAGCTGATCGAGGTCCGGTGCGCCGATGTCACGGAGATCGACACGGCGCCGTACGACGCGGTGTTCGTGGACCCGGGGCGGCGGGGCGGCAGGGGAAGGATCTTCGACCCCGAGGCCTACTCCCCACCCCTGTCCTGGGCGATCGCCACGGCCCGCACCCGCCCGCTCGCGGCCCTCAAGATCGCCCCCGGCATTCCGCACGAGGCGATCCCCGAGGACGCCGAGGCGGAGTGGATCTCGGACGGCGGCGACGTGAAGGAGGCGGTGCTCTGGTTCGGCACCCGGCCCTCCACACTCGGCGCGACCCTGCTGCCGGGCCCGCACTCCCTCACCGGCCGCGGCCTTCCCGACCCCGGGGTGAGGAAGGTCGGCCGCTATCTGTACGAGCCGGACGGCGCGGTCATCCGTGCGCATCTGGTCGCCGAGGCGGCCGAGCAGCTGGACGGCGGACTGATCGACGAGACGATCGCGTACATCACGGCTGACGAGCTCCGCCCGACGCCGTACGCGACCGCGTACGAGATCACCGATGTACTCCACTTCAATCTGAAGAAGTTGAAGGCGCTGCTGCGTGAACGCGGCGTCGGCGTACTGACGGTGAAGAAACGCGGCTCGGCGGTGGAACCGGAGGAGCTGCGCCGCAAGGTGAAGCCGCACGGGCCGAACGCGGCGACGGTGTTCCTGACGCGGGTGGCGGGGGCGCCGACGATGCTGATCGGCCGGCCTGCGTAA
- a CDS encoding WXG100 family type VII secretion target, with the protein MVDQADLDVSDDDLTRLAGDLDDMQRHLDSQVRRMDAIVDRIEAGWKGEAAKGYRALHRGAAEDAVRIREILVVLEEAMRAGRDGFSQQELDNLRRMRKAQSQVDVEHEAEKLSDGTAPLAPTSRILDI; encoded by the coding sequence ATGGTGGATCAAGCCGATCTCGACGTCTCGGACGACGACCTGACCCGACTCGCCGGGGATCTCGACGACATGCAGCGCCATCTCGACAGCCAGGTGCGCCGGATGGACGCGATCGTCGACCGTATCGAGGCGGGCTGGAAGGGCGAGGCGGCCAAGGGATATCGGGCGCTGCACCGAGGAGCGGCGGAGGACGCCGTACGGATCCGGGAGATCCTCGTCGTCCTCGAGGAAGCCATGCGGGCGGGCCGGGACGGCTTCAGCCAGCAGGAACTCGACAACCTCCGGCGGATGCGCAAGGCGCAGAGCCAGGTGGATGTGGAGCACGAGGCGGAGAAGCTCTCCGATGGAACAGCCCCCCTTGCGCCCACCAGCCGAATACTCGACATCTGA
- a CDS encoding WXG100 family type VII secretion target gives MADDYIGVNFATLREAAGELEDILKQLNQRLETLYNRTEKVVLTWKGDAREAFVEELDQWDKQMEDLQATQAWLHEVVTTGHANYAAAHRAVLRGWGGA, from the coding sequence ATGGCAGACGACTACATAGGCGTGAACTTCGCGACGCTCCGGGAGGCCGCGGGCGAGCTGGAGGACATACTCAAGCAGCTCAACCAACGGCTCGAAACCCTCTACAACCGTACGGAAAAGGTCGTACTGACCTGGAAGGGCGATGCGCGCGAGGCCTTCGTCGAGGAACTCGACCAGTGGGACAAGCAGATGGAGGACCTCCAGGCCACCCAGGCCTGGCTCCATGAGGTCGTCACCACCGGCCACGCCAACTACGCGGCGGCCCACCGCGCCGTGCTGCGCGGCTGGGGCGGCGCCTGA
- a CDS encoding RNase A-like domain-containing protein yields the protein MGTPPPPSQNGTIDVKPSDLHRVSGGFASQQPLHNQAAKTLLTDLQKHPDAGGYGTAAQAFASAYVKVGNRFLDVWARSVESIGGAAVGFTTTANNYSKAEAAADPSGKKQPVVQPVPNVIDKAPSYGAVTDLKWGDDDGGDGWLRSILECIPEIVWDLIRPVLKDAFRWGKVADVYPYPQQHYLNDLSKAWRNMNMSLSITESGLTGLVSSITQQSNSEWHDAMRQFCSSLWGTTAWGTSTAGYEWKHDTASSASTGATHPVMTVLFDTAKEVSDQLYEFAQAAVDLNGKVWDIYMEAVREAVGKIDLSDGLDMDDVKEGAKSAVKNIGRFMKGVATGAAELSVEITLNIDTPALNAVVEAYNTRVNALVPKLNALIPPLDEAFRAAPTFQAEDARAQAFGARALNDFKRKHHFTVPGQDPDHIYYPMDLANQEGLYDSHPIDKHVGLTDDQLRMRLRDQPGAPAASTFKDLASAQRFTQAALQNDANENRIADWIDGVKKRQQNNPNYDPNRSEIQPPVYLEFPGQTTGTSVSRDDYAANGMNAKVETKSWVQVRLIYKEGLEPPFIVLTAMPHKGP from the coding sequence ATGGGTACGCCTCCCCCGCCGTCACAGAACGGCACCATCGACGTCAAGCCATCCGATCTGCACCGTGTTTCCGGCGGGTTCGCGAGCCAGCAGCCGCTGCACAACCAGGCCGCGAAAACCCTGCTCACGGATCTGCAGAAGCACCCCGACGCAGGCGGGTACGGGACGGCTGCCCAGGCGTTCGCATCCGCCTACGTCAAAGTCGGCAACCGCTTCCTCGACGTCTGGGCCAGGAGCGTGGAGAGCATTGGCGGTGCCGCCGTCGGCTTCACCACCACAGCCAACAACTACTCGAAGGCCGAGGCCGCAGCCGACCCTTCCGGCAAGAAGCAGCCCGTCGTCCAGCCCGTGCCGAACGTCATCGACAAGGCACCCAGCTACGGCGCGGTCACCGATCTGAAGTGGGGTGATGACGACGGGGGCGACGGCTGGCTGCGCAGCATCCTGGAGTGCATCCCAGAGATCGTATGGGACCTTATCCGGCCGGTACTCAAGGACGCCTTCAGGTGGGGCAAGGTCGCGGATGTCTACCCGTACCCCCAGCAGCACTACCTCAACGATCTGTCCAAGGCATGGCGCAACATGAACATGTCGCTCTCGATCACCGAGAGCGGGCTGACCGGACTGGTCAGCAGCATCACCCAACAGAGCAACAGCGAATGGCACGACGCCATGCGGCAGTTCTGCAGTTCGCTGTGGGGCACGACGGCCTGGGGAACATCCACCGCCGGGTACGAGTGGAAGCACGACACTGCCTCCTCGGCCTCGACGGGTGCCACCCACCCCGTGATGACCGTGCTGTTCGACACGGCCAAAGAGGTCAGCGACCAGCTGTACGAGTTCGCGCAGGCGGCTGTCGATCTGAACGGCAAGGTCTGGGACATCTACATGGAGGCAGTACGCGAGGCGGTCGGCAAGATCGACCTCAGCGACGGCCTCGACATGGACGACGTCAAGGAAGGCGCCAAGAGCGCCGTCAAGAACATCGGGCGTTTCATGAAGGGCGTCGCCACTGGCGCGGCCGAGCTCAGTGTGGAGATCACGCTCAACATCGACACACCCGCGCTGAACGCCGTGGTCGAGGCGTACAACACCCGGGTCAACGCCCTGGTGCCCAAGCTCAATGCGCTGATACCGCCGCTGGACGAGGCGTTCCGCGCCGCACCGACCTTTCAGGCGGAGGATGCGCGCGCGCAGGCGTTCGGCGCCCGCGCGCTGAACGACTTCAAGAGGAAGCATCACTTCACTGTTCCCGGCCAGGACCCCGATCACATCTACTACCCGATGGACCTGGCGAACCAGGAGGGGCTTTATGACAGCCACCCCATCGACAAGCACGTCGGTCTGACCGACGACCAGCTGAGAATGCGGCTGCGGGACCAGCCGGGCGCGCCAGCCGCCTCAACCTTCAAGGACCTGGCCTCTGCCCAGCGGTTCACCCAGGCTGCCCTCCAGAATGACGCCAACGAAAACCGGATCGCTGACTGGATCGACGGCGTCAAGAAGAGGCAGCAGAACAATCCCAACTACGATCCGAACAGGTCGGAGATCCAGCCGCCGGTCTATCTGGAATTCCCCGGTCAGACCACCGGTACCAGCGTCTCGCGCGACGACTATGCTGCAAACGGCATGAACGCCAAGGTCGAGACCAAGAGCTGGGTCCAGGTGCGTCTGATCTACAAGGAGGGCCTTGAGCCGCCCTTCATCGTGCTCACCGCCATGCCGCACAAGGGCCCATGA
- a CDS encoding RNase A-like domain-containing protein yields MTAVRANLAATYPDRETAQWATQHVVTSNEQVIHRWLAQSTRQRLTIEAAWPSRSEPVGRVLLQAMMLAGRDAVDVRAARVVLKRDTASPHGFTVHATFPIYL; encoded by the coding sequence ATGACCGCAGTCCGCGCGAACTTGGCCGCCACGTATCCCGACCGGGAGACCGCGCAGTGGGCCACTCAGCACGTCGTGACCAGCAATGAGCAGGTCATTCACCGCTGGCTCGCGCAGTCGACCCGGCAGCGCCTCACCATCGAGGCCGCCTGGCCCTCCCGGTCCGAGCCGGTCGGGCGCGTCCTGCTGCAGGCGATGATGCTCGCCGGCCGCGACGCCGTCGACGTACGCGCAGCACGTGTGGTCCTCAAGCGCGACACCGCGAGCCCGCACGGCTTCACCGTCCACGCCACCTTCCCGATCTACCTCTAG
- a CDS encoding contact-dependent growth inhibition system immunity protein has translation MSLKPREHDRKYGELDQVIRAHVGRTADDDEPLTAYLRHTWRTRPWAIAVAEHQLREYADNPPGRLRLRLGEFYPVPDVGLPDSEIQAWLVGLADRLKESVETGQAPPPATPQTHWEWHARFPELAQFLGGWFSQDMPDEFEDHDAALQDYLDTTDPGLIAQLTGELHDLLTLPLDESDYALALAELGMEVDPPEPLAPGGWLEELAGRLRRG, from the coding sequence GTGTCCCTGAAGCCGCGTGAACACGACCGCAAATACGGCGAGTTGGATCAGGTGATCCGCGCCCATGTCGGCCGTACCGCCGACGACGACGAGCCGCTGACGGCCTACCTCCGGCACACGTGGCGCACCCGCCCCTGGGCCATCGCCGTCGCCGAGCACCAGCTGCGCGAGTACGCCGACAACCCGCCCGGCCGGCTCCGGCTGCGCCTCGGCGAGTTCTATCCCGTACCGGACGTCGGCCTGCCCGACTCCGAGATCCAGGCCTGGCTCGTCGGCCTCGCGGACCGCCTCAAGGAGAGCGTCGAGACCGGCCAGGCCCCGCCGCCCGCGACTCCGCAGACCCACTGGGAGTGGCACGCCCGCTTCCCCGAGCTCGCACAGTTTCTCGGCGGCTGGTTCTCCCAGGACATGCCGGACGAGTTCGAGGACCACGACGCAGCGCTTCAGGATTACCTGGACACCACCGACCCGGGCCTGATCGCCCAACTCACGGGCGAGCTTCACGACCTGCTCACCCTTCCGCTGGACGAGTCCGACTACGCCCTCGCCCTGGCCGAACTGGGCATGGAGGTCGACCCGCCCGAACCGCTCGCCCCCGGAGGCTGGCTCGAGGAGTTGGCAGGTCGGCTACGCCGTGGATGA
- a CDS encoding RNA polymerase sigma factor: MAVRAASATETVEAVFRIESARIIAGVTRIVRDVGIAEELAQDALVAALEQWPESGVPDKPGAWLMATAKHRAIDLVRRKETYARKLAEVGRDLEDVPPPEPPDADDIDDDLLRLIFTACHPVLGTEARIALTLRLLGGLTTEEIARAFLAAEPTVAQRIVRAKRALAKAGVAFEVPDGPERAVRLSSVLEVIYLIFNEGYSATVGDDWVRPALCEDALRLARVLAGLMPKEPEVHGLVALLEIQASRTAARTGPDGEPVLLAEQNRTRWNQLLIRRGFAALGRANATSGGAAPGPYALQAAIAACHAQAVRYEETDWSSIAALYARLAVLTPSPVVELNRAVAVSMTSGPEAGLALVDGLATEPALKEYHLLPSVRGDLLARLGRFDEARAEFERAASLTRNERERDLLLKRARESG, translated from the coding sequence ATGGCCGTGAGGGCAGCAAGTGCGACCGAAACGGTCGAAGCGGTATTCAGGATCGAGTCGGCGCGGATCATCGCCGGTGTCACCCGCATCGTGAGGGACGTGGGCATCGCCGAGGAACTCGCGCAGGACGCCCTGGTCGCCGCGCTGGAACAGTGGCCGGAGTCGGGTGTCCCGGACAAGCCGGGCGCCTGGCTCATGGCCACCGCCAAACACCGGGCGATCGATCTCGTACGCCGCAAGGAGACGTACGCCCGCAAGCTGGCGGAGGTCGGGCGGGACCTGGAGGACGTACCGCCGCCCGAGCCGCCCGACGCCGACGACATCGACGACGACCTGCTGCGGCTGATCTTCACCGCCTGCCATCCGGTGCTCGGCACCGAGGCACGGATCGCGCTCACGCTGCGGCTGCTGGGCGGGCTGACCACCGAGGAGATCGCCCGGGCCTTCCTGGCCGCGGAGCCGACGGTGGCCCAGCGCATCGTCCGCGCGAAACGCGCCCTCGCCAAGGCGGGCGTCGCCTTCGAGGTGCCCGACGGCCCCGAGCGTGCCGTACGCCTGTCTTCGGTGCTCGAAGTCATCTACCTCATCTTCAACGAGGGTTACTCCGCCACCGTGGGCGACGACTGGGTGCGCCCCGCGCTGTGCGAGGACGCGCTCCGGCTCGCCCGGGTGCTGGCGGGACTGATGCCCAAGGAGCCCGAAGTCCACGGCCTGGTCGCGCTGTTGGAGATCCAGGCCTCGCGCACCGCGGCCAGGACCGGCCCCGACGGCGAACCGGTGCTGCTCGCCGAGCAGAACCGGACCCGCTGGAACCAGCTGCTGATCCGCCGCGGCTTCGCGGCGCTGGGCCGCGCGAACGCGACAAGCGGCGGCGCCGCCCCCGGCCCGTACGCCCTCCAGGCGGCGATCGCCGCCTGCCACGCCCAGGCAGTGCGCTACGAGGAGACGGACTGGTCCTCGATCGCCGCCCTCTACGCCCGCCTCGCGGTGCTCACGCCGTCCCCGGTCGTCGAACTGAACCGCGCGGTCGCGGTCTCGATGACCAGCGGCCCGGAGGCGGGCCTGGCCCTGGTGGACGGCCTCGCGACGGAGCCGGCGCTGAAGGAGTACCACCTGCTGCCGAGCGTGCGGGGGGACCTGCTGGCGCGGCTCGGGCGATTCGACGAGGCACGGGCGGAGTTCGAGCGTGCGGCGTCCCTGACGCGCAACGAGCGGGAGCGGGACCTGCTGCTGAAACGGGCCCGGGAATCCGGCTGA
- a CDS encoding YciI family protein yields the protein MPRFLSMVRVNENELAGEDFPEDFNERMGNLLEEITKAGVMLDTAGLTPTSDGTRVSWSGGKLSYTDGPFTESKEVIGGYAIMQCKDKAEALEWAKRFLEIHPKQWAVTCEVRQIAEG from the coding sequence ATGCCGCGCTTCCTGTCCATGGTCCGTGTCAACGAGAACGAGCTCGCCGGGGAGGACTTCCCCGAGGACTTCAACGAGCGCATGGGCAACCTGCTGGAGGAGATCACCAAGGCCGGGGTCATGCTCGACACGGCGGGGCTCACCCCGACCTCCGACGGTACCCGCGTGAGCTGGTCCGGCGGCAAGCTGAGCTACACCGACGGGCCCTTCACCGAGAGCAAGGAGGTCATCGGCGGCTACGCCATCATGCAGTGCAAGGACAAGGCGGAGGCGCTCGAATGGGCCAAGCGCTTCCTGGAGATCCACCCGAAGCAGTGGGCGGTCACCTGCGAAGTCCGCCAGATCGCCGAGGGCTGA
- the tsaD gene encoding tRNA (adenosine(37)-N6)-threonylcarbamoyltransferase complex transferase subunit TsaD, with the protein MADEPLVLGIETSCDETGVGIVRGTTLLADAVASSVDTHARFGGVVPEIASRAHLEAMVPTIERALKEAGVSARDLDGIAVTAGPGLAGALLVGVSAAKAYAYALNKPLYGVNHLASHICVDQLEHGPLPEPTMALLVSGGHSSLLLAPDITADVRPLGATIDDAAGEAFDKIARVLDLGFPGGPVIDRLAKEGDPAAIAFPRGLTGSRDAAYDFSFSGLKTSVARWIEAKRAAGEEVPVRDVAASFQEAVVDVLTRKAVRACQDQGVDHLMIGGGVAANSRLRALAEERCERAGIRLRVPRPKLCTDNGAMVAALGAEMVARGRPASDLELSADSSLPVTDPHVPGRGHDHVHEVSKENLYK; encoded by the coding sequence ATGGCTGACGAACCGCTCGTACTGGGCATCGAGACCTCCTGCGACGAGACCGGTGTCGGCATTGTCCGCGGCACGACCCTGCTCGCGGACGCCGTCGCCTCCAGCGTGGACACGCACGCCCGCTTCGGCGGCGTGGTGCCCGAGATCGCCTCGCGCGCGCATCTGGAGGCGATGGTGCCGACCATCGAGCGCGCCCTGAAGGAGGCGGGCGTCTCGGCGCGTGACCTCGACGGCATCGCGGTGACGGCAGGGCCGGGACTCGCGGGCGCGCTGCTGGTCGGTGTCTCGGCGGCGAAGGCGTACGCCTACGCACTGAACAAGCCGCTGTACGGCGTGAACCATCTGGCATCGCACATCTGCGTCGACCAGCTGGAGCACGGGCCGCTGCCCGAGCCGACGATGGCGCTGCTGGTCAGCGGCGGCCACTCGTCGCTGCTGCTCGCGCCCGACATCACCGCGGACGTACGGCCGCTCGGCGCGACGATCGACGACGCGGCGGGCGAGGCCTTCGACAAGATCGCCCGGGTGCTCGACCTGGGATTCCCCGGCGGTCCGGTGATCGACCGCCTCGCGAAGGAGGGAGACCCGGCGGCGATCGCGTTCCCGCGCGGACTGACCGGCTCGCGCGACGCGGCGTACGACTTCTCCTTCTCGGGGCTCAAGACCTCGGTGGCCCGCTGGATCGAGGCCAAGCGGGCCGCGGGCGAGGAGGTGCCCGTACGGGATGTGGCGGCGTCCTTCCAGGAGGCGGTCGTCGATGTGCTGACCCGCAAGGCCGTACGCGCCTGTCAGGACCAGGGTGTGGACCACCTGATGATCGGCGGGGGAGTGGCCGCCAACTCGCGGCTGCGGGCGCTGGCCGAGGAGCGCTGTGAGCGGGCCGGGATCAGGCTGCGGGTGCCCCGGCCGAAGCTGTGCACCGACAACGGCGCGATGGTGGCGGCGCTGGGCGCGGAGATGGTGGCGCGGGGCAGGCCGGCATCCGACCTGGAGCTGTCGGCGGACTCGTCGCTGCCGGTGACCGATCCCCATGTTCCCGGTCGCGGCCACGACCATGTGCACGAGGTCAGCAAGGAGAACTTGTACAAGTGA
- the rimI gene encoding ribosomal protein S18-alanine N-acetyltransferase, which produces MRWWDLEPVLALEHALFPEDAWSAGMFWSELAHARGPQATRRYVVAEADGQIVGYAGLAAAGGLGDVQTIAVARGQWGTGLGSRLLTDLLQHATAFECDEVLLEVRVDNTRAQKLYERFGFEPIGFRRGYYQPGNVDALVMRLHVQGTET; this is translated from the coding sequence ATGCGCTGGTGGGACCTGGAACCGGTGCTCGCGCTCGAACACGCCCTCTTCCCCGAGGACGCCTGGTCGGCCGGGATGTTCTGGTCCGAACTCGCCCATGCGCGCGGGCCGCAGGCCACCCGACGCTATGTCGTGGCCGAGGCCGACGGGCAGATCGTCGGCTACGCGGGCCTCGCGGCGGCCGGTGGCCTCGGTGACGTACAGACCATCGCTGTCGCCCGCGGGCAGTGGGGCACGGGACTCGGGTCCCGGCTCCTGACCGATCTGCTGCAGCACGCCACCGCCTTCGAGTGCGACGAGGTGCTCCTCGAAGTGCGCGTGGACAACACCAGGGCCCAGAAGCTGTACGAACGCTTCGGCTTCGAGCCCATCGGATTCCGCCGCGGCTACTACCAGCCGGGCAATGTCGACGCCCTCGTCATGCGGCTCCACGTACAAGGAACAGAGACTTAA
- the tsaB gene encoding tRNA (adenosine(37)-N6)-threonylcarbamoyltransferase complex dimerization subunit type 1 TsaB, with translation MLLLAVDTATPAVTAALHDGTSVVAESSSVDSRRHGELLLPAVDRVLAEAGVKLDAVTAVVAGVGPGPYTGLRVGLVTAATFGSALGVPVYGLCTLDGLAYACGLDEPFVVATDARRKEVYWARYESARARVGEPSVDRPADIAEQLAGLPAVGAGALLYPETFPDARGPEHVSAGALASLAAEKLAAGEAEFFENQGGLPPVPMYLRRPDAQVPKNYKVVTPK, from the coding sequence GTGCTCTTGCTCGCCGTTGATACCGCCACCCCCGCCGTCACCGCCGCTCTCCACGACGGCACCTCCGTCGTCGCCGAGTCCTCGTCCGTCGACTCGCGCCGCCATGGGGAGCTGCTGCTGCCCGCCGTCGACCGCGTCCTCGCCGAGGCGGGGGTGAAACTCGACGCCGTCACGGCGGTGGTGGCCGGGGTCGGTCCGGGTCCGTACACCGGACTGCGAGTCGGCCTGGTGACGGCCGCGACCTTCGGCTCCGCGCTGGGGGTGCCGGTGTACGGGCTGTGCACGCTGGACGGACTCGCCTACGCCTGCGGCCTCGACGAGCCGTTCGTGGTGGCGACGGACGCCCGCCGCAAGGAGGTGTACTGGGCGCGGTACGAGTCCGCGCGCGCCCGCGTGGGCGAGCCGTCCGTCGACCGGCCCGCCGACATCGCCGAACAACTCGCGGGCCTGCCCGCCGTCGGCGCCGGTGCGCTGCTCTACCCCGAGACGTTCCCGGACGCCCGGGGGCCCGAGCATGTCTCGGCCGGGGCGCTCGCCTCGCTGGCGGCCGAGAAACTGGCAGCGGGTGAGGCCGAGTTCTTCGAGAATCAAGGAGGCCTGCCGCCGGTGCCGATGTATCTGCGCAGGCCGGACGCCCAGGTGCCGAAGAACTACAAGGTGGTCACCCCCAAGTGA
- a CDS encoding L,D-transpeptidase, translated as MAGLTAAALAVVGFLAYQASASAPDQFGGAATPSAVPSAQASGGAGQKPRNPLALPAKSGKGMRVVYALGERRVWLVGRGGKPERTFAVMPSTVSPAPGVYTVTSRSGSVPGSDGVRIEHVVRFASVDHVAIGFSAAVDGSMASPDPDKKTGGVRMKRADGDAMWTFAAIGSKVVVVP; from the coding sequence GTGGCCGGGCTCACGGCGGCTGCGCTGGCCGTCGTCGGATTCCTCGCCTACCAGGCGTCGGCAAGCGCCCCCGACCAGTTCGGCGGGGCCGCGACGCCCAGTGCGGTCCCCTCGGCGCAGGCCTCCGGCGGCGCGGGGCAGAAGCCCAGGAACCCGCTGGCACTGCCCGCGAAATCGGGCAAGGGCATGCGTGTGGTGTACGCGCTCGGCGAGCGGCGCGTGTGGCTGGTGGGGCGGGGCGGCAAGCCGGAGCGGACGTTCGCGGTCATGCCGTCGACGGTCAGCCCGGCGCCCGGGGTGTACACCGTGACCTCGCGCTCCGGGAGCGTGCCCGGCTCGGACGGCGTGCGCATCGAGCATGTGGTGCGCTTCGCGAGCGTCGATCATGTGGCGATCGGCTTCAGTGCCGCGGTGGACGGGTCGATGGCGAGCCCGGACCCGGACAAGAAGACCGGCGGCGTACGGATGAAGCGCGCGGACGGCGACGCGATGTGGACATTCGCGGCGATCGGCTCGAAGGTCGTCGTCGTCCCGTAG